GATTTTGTTGTTCTAGAAGTATATGGTAATTGTTATGGTTAAAAgggatttaaaataaatttgatgaGTTTAAAGATCCCTAACTTGTAGCTACACCTAAGAGTTTTCTTTCATCAGAGAACTTCTTAACAAAAAGCAAACATCTATTTACGGCAGAGAAAACGATAATCTCTTCTGATATTCAGAACCACAAAAGAAATGGTATATAGAAAAACCACTATTTTTAgatgtacatttttttttacatttaactTGATTTTCTCTAATTTTCAAAAGCCTTTTTTCAGTTCCACAATTTCATTGTCGTCTATTTTTAGAGGTTTCTCTATTCGTAAGAAGGTAAAGAGAAACAAAGAAGGAaggaaagaacaaaaaaaatggaagggaaagagaaagaagaagcgaAGAGGAGGACGatgatgaataagatcaaacTTAAGGAGACACAACAAGAGATAAGCCAAGAAGACGTCAAAAGACAAGAAGCTTACAACATGTCCCCACGTGTACGTGGTGGTGGTGGGCCAGCGGGTATGGTGAAGTCATCGAGCGTGAGGCTAAGCTGTTTATGTGCACCAACCACACACCCTGGCTCCTTCAGGTGCCGTTACCACCGTCGTAACGCTGGACTCGGAATGTCACGTGGCATATCTGTTCCGACTAACCTTTCAATGttggctggaggaggaggaggctctAATTCTACCTCTGGCTCTCCCAAGTCCTGAAGTCGTCCCacgattaaataaaatataaatgaatgtgtttcTTCTCAATACTAAATTTCTCAAATGTgtgttttgtatataaaatattgagACAGgctttgattttcttttctttatattatgttggtaaataattttctcttaatttatattatgttcTGATTCTCCATCATCTTCCTTGCATTGGCCTTTCTGAGAACAAACTTTTATGGTCGTCCTGAGTCTTTGTTGCTTATGCCTTTCTTAAACAATGTCTGGTCCCACACACAAAATACCCATTTTACTTCAAGTATCAGACAATATTGTTACTCTCACCAAGAAATTTGattgtaagtaaaaaaaaaaaaaaattgattgtaaGTAATTTACAATCTTAAAATTCATTTAAGAATTATATGTTAGCAAAGATGAACTgtagaaaataataatgaagTCAATGAATATTCTTTCATTTCTTATCGCTTATCTCTTTCTTTTACAATGGTGCTAACATTGTATTTATACATATAAGCCAAAACCCTAATGGCTAGAACATATGGTATCATCAGGTGACACACTCG
The window above is part of the Brassica napus cultivar Da-Ae chromosome C3, Da-Ae, whole genome shotgun sequence genome. Proteins encoded here:
- the LOC125584492 gene encoding uncharacterized protein LOC125584492, producing the protein MEGKEKEEAKRRTMMNKIKLKETQQEISQEDVKRQEAYNMSPRVRGGGGPAGMVKSSSVRLSCLCAPTTHPGSFRCRYHRRNAGLGMSRGISVPTNLSMLAGGGGGSNSTSGSPKS